A region from the Geobacillus vulcani PSS1 genome encodes:
- a CDS encoding amylo-alpha-1,6-glucosidase, producing MDYRVIKENDVFLLTDQDGNIPEHHPYGLGLYTKDTRFLSKWSLRINGEEPVLLASDAAQNYVATILLTNPHIERDGELILWRESVEIERKRFIYAGVLYETIKLKNYHPKPVQLEISVHMDVDFADMFIVRGFQTGEVGKRTGQTIGKRSLTFHYEGADGVERATKVSWDREEKAVKEHGEIVFDFALDRAEEQTVTLVVEPIIGQTDRVEVIPPEQALQLLQESYQHWEGETANVITDERQFERLVRRGIGDLRVLLTDLGCGPFPVAGLPWFGVPFGRDSLIAALQLLPFNHEIAKGTLLTMARYQGTKVDPWRDEQPGKIMHEIRFGELANTNQIPFTPYYGTIDATPLFLVLLVEYVKWTGNFDLVRQLRSNIDAALHWIDRYGDRDGDLFVEYFQESSKGIANQGWKDSGDSIVHENGEYARAPIALVEVQGYVYHAKMGLADIFEQLQEAEKAEALRTQAEALKKRFEEQFWMEDRKFYALALDENKAPVRTITSNPGHVLFSGMLEGKRADAVIDTLLSEKMFSGYGIRTMAEGEAGYNPMSYHNGSIWPHDNSLILLGLSKLGRRCEAKTVIEGLMEASMHFEYDRLPELFCGYSRSNGKPVRYPVACSPQAWAAGTPLVFVQALLGLFPNAIEQSIYLSPTLLDSMNMLKVENIAIGSGRLSLTVMREHQGCRVHIDENTTGWDLIIQQ from the coding sequence ATGGATTATCGAGTGATTAAGGAAAACGATGTGTTTTTATTGACGGATCAAGACGGGAATATTCCTGAACATCATCCGTACGGGCTAGGGCTGTATACAAAAGACACTCGTTTTTTGAGCAAATGGAGTTTGCGCATCAATGGGGAAGAACCGGTGCTGTTGGCGTCTGATGCGGCGCAAAATTATGTCGCTACCATTTTATTGACCAATCCTCATATTGAGCGGGACGGAGAGCTGATTTTGTGGCGCGAATCCGTTGAAATTGAACGCAAGCGATTCATTTATGCGGGTGTGCTCTATGAAACCATTAAGCTGAAAAACTATCATCCCAAGCCGGTGCAATTGGAAATCAGCGTGCACATGGATGTCGATTTTGCCGATATGTTCATCGTTCGCGGCTTTCAGACAGGAGAGGTGGGAAAGCGGACAGGCCAGACCATTGGGAAACGTTCGCTCACGTTCCATTATGAGGGAGCCGACGGAGTAGAACGGGCAACGAAGGTCAGCTGGGATCGAGAGGAGAAAGCCGTTAAGGAGCACGGGGAAATTGTTTTTGACTTTGCGCTCGACCGAGCGGAAGAGCAGACGGTTACGTTGGTGGTGGAGCCGATCATCGGCCAAACAGACAGAGTGGAGGTCATTCCACCGGAACAGGCGCTTCAACTATTGCAAGAATCATACCAACATTGGGAAGGGGAAACAGCGAACGTCATCACGGATGAACGACAGTTTGAGCGTTTAGTCCGCCGGGGCATCGGGGATTTGCGGGTGCTGCTTACGGATCTTGGCTGTGGACCATTTCCGGTGGCCGGACTTCCATGGTTTGGCGTTCCCTTCGGCCGGGACAGTTTGATTGCGGCCTTGCAGCTGCTCCCGTTCAACCATGAAATAGCTAAAGGTACGTTGTTGACAATGGCCCGCTATCAGGGAACGAAAGTAGACCCGTGGCGCGATGAACAACCTGGAAAAATCATGCATGAAATCCGATTCGGTGAGTTGGCCAATACGAATCAAATTCCGTTTACCCCTTATTACGGAACGATCGATGCGACGCCGCTCTTTTTAGTTCTGTTGGTGGAGTATGTCAAATGGACCGGCAACTTCGATCTCGTCCGGCAGCTTCGATCCAACATCGATGCGGCGCTCCATTGGATTGACCGGTATGGCGACCGCGACGGCGATTTATTTGTCGAGTATTTCCAGGAGTCGAGCAAGGGGATTGCTAATCAGGGATGGAAAGATTCAGGCGATTCGATTGTGCACGAAAACGGCGAGTATGCCCGCGCGCCGATCGCGCTTGTTGAAGTCCAAGGCTACGTTTATCACGCCAAAATGGGGCTTGCCGATATTTTTGAACAGCTTCAGGAAGCGGAAAAAGCGGAAGCGCTTCGAACGCAGGCGGAGGCTTTGAAAAAGCGCTTTGAAGAACAGTTTTGGATGGAAGACCGGAAATTTTACGCTCTCGCGTTAGATGAAAACAAAGCCCCTGTCAGGACGATTACATCGAACCCAGGTCATGTCCTGTTTTCGGGAATGCTCGAAGGAAAGCGGGCGGATGCTGTCATTGACACCCTTCTCTCAGAAAAAATGTTTTCGGGTTATGGCATCCGAACGATGGCCGAAGGAGAAGCGGGATATAACCCGATGAGCTATCATAATGGAAGCATTTGGCCGCATGACAACAGCCTTATTTTGCTTGGCTTAAGCAAACTGGGGCGGCGGTGCGAGGCAAAGACGGTCATTGAGGGGCTCATGGAAGCATCGATGCATTTTGAGTATGATCGCTTGCCAGAGTTGTTTTGCGGCTACAGTCGGTCAAATGGAAAACCGGTTCGCTATCCTGTCGCCTGTTCGCCCCAGGCGTGGGCGGCCGGCACGCCATTGGTGTTTGTCCAAGCGCTGTTAGGCTTGTTCCCCAATGCCATCGAGCAAAGCATTTATTTATCACCGACTTTGCTTGATTCCATGAATATGCTGAAAGTCGAGAATATCGCGATTGGCTCCGGGCGCTTATCACTGACGGTGATGCGTGAACATCAAGGCTGTCGTGTTCATATTGACGAAAACACGACAGGCTGGGACCTCATCATTCAACAATAA
- a CDS encoding LacI family DNA-binding transcriptional regulator, protein MTTIKDIAKAAGVSITTVSRALNGYPDVNEKTRQKIMDIAKQLNYSPNTLARGLVMNKSKTIGLLVSGLTRESAKDNFTFEVLAGVNEYVSEVDYDMVLFSTTSTKQREKTYTQLCRERRVDGAILQGIRTDDPYLHEVVESDIPCVLIDIPIESKTVGYVTTDNVLGAKKAVRHLIELGHKRIAMINGYEYAFVSEQREKGFKEALIEAGLPVREYWIANGAFREEIAEQEALRLLQQYPEITAFFCASDLMALGVIKAVKRLGKQVPDDVAVIGYDDIILASYSSPALSTIAQDKFAMGYEAAKLLIDMLEGNAQSHVKILETELKIRGSTVKKE, encoded by the coding sequence GTGACAACCATTAAAGATATTGCCAAGGCAGCGGGAGTTTCGATTACAACGGTGTCACGTGCGCTGAACGGCTATCCTGATGTGAATGAAAAAACGAGACAAAAAATCATGGATATCGCGAAGCAGTTGAACTACAGCCCCAATACATTGGCGCGCGGGCTTGTCATGAATAAATCGAAGACAATCGGGTTGCTTGTTTCTGGACTAACAAGAGAAAGTGCCAAGGATAATTTTACCTTTGAGGTGCTGGCCGGCGTCAATGAGTATGTCAGTGAAGTTGATTATGATATGGTGCTGTTCAGTACGACATCGACCAAGCAAAGAGAAAAAACGTATACACAGCTTTGCCGCGAGCGGCGCGTCGATGGGGCGATTTTGCAAGGGATCCGTACGGATGATCCGTATTTGCATGAGGTCGTGGAAAGCGATATTCCATGTGTCCTGATTGATATTCCCATCGAGTCCAAAACCGTTGGCTATGTGACAACGGACAATGTGCTGGGCGCAAAGAAAGCGGTGCGCCATTTAATTGAGCTTGGGCATAAACGGATCGCTATGATCAATGGATATGAATACGCATTTGTGAGTGAGCAGCGTGAGAAAGGATTCAAGGAAGCGTTGATTGAAGCAGGTCTGCCCGTACGCGAATATTGGATTGCCAATGGAGCGTTCCGCGAAGAAATCGCGGAGCAAGAGGCATTGAGGCTGCTTCAGCAATATCCAGAAATTACCGCTTTCTTTTGTGCAAGCGATTTAATGGCGCTAGGTGTCATCAAGGCCGTAAAACGGTTGGGGAAGCAAGTTCCTGATGATGTGGCCGTGATTGGCTATGATGACATTATTTTAGCATCCTATTCATCGCCTGCACTCTCCACCATCGCTCAAGACAAATTTGCCATGGGATATGAGGCTGCCAAGCTGTTGATTGATATGCTGGAAGGCAACGCTCAGTCTCATGTCAAGATTCTGGAAACAGAACTGAAAATACGGGGGTCAACGGTGAAAAAAGAGTGA
- a CDS encoding alpha/beta-type small acid-soluble spore protein → MARSSNKLLVPGIEQALEQIKYEIAQEFGVQLGANTVSRANGSVGGEITKRLIAQAQSELAGQKTE, encoded by the coding sequence ATGGCTCGCTCCAGCAACAAACTGCTTGTTCCAGGCATCGAACAAGCGTTGGAACAAATAAAATACGAAATCGCCCAAGAGTTTGGCGTACAACTTGGGGCCAACACCGTTTCACGCGCCAACGGCTCCGTCGGCGGAGAGATTACGAAACGGCTCATTGCTCAAGCGCAAAGCGAATTGGCAGGACAAAAAACGGAATAA
- a CDS encoding anti-sigma factor domain-containing protein translates to MKKGIVLELDEEFVTVLTPEGEFLRLKKEKECEIGEEVKANAVGRPFPFRRRSFRYALISVLTAAAVLLATWIQCPSNTVYAYMSIDINPSIEAGVDAKLRVLTLKAYNEEGKKILAALPSWKNEPFSSVTKQIIALSEQKGYLKAGGEVLITTVEKEHNTSSARRLSAELAEIQRAVADDRIVITAANSTMDMRKRAVERGMTTGKLLQIEKKVKLASPASVRSAHSNGRKGEDGKDKDNGRKKGNQTPAVKEQPAQQPPKKQNYNESKPKPLKNEKQLPSKQKHSDSIQGSLSPEKESDVKPKSHGNARPLRPGAHDEAKKAANGRGGDEKDERRPAHIDHQQKRMNPKMKKAE, encoded by the coding sequence GTGAAAAAGGGGATTGTGCTGGAGTTGGATGAAGAGTTCGTCACGGTATTGACGCCGGAAGGAGAATTTCTCCGATTGAAAAAAGAAAAAGAATGCGAGATTGGAGAAGAGGTCAAAGCGAATGCGGTTGGCCGTCCTTTTCCGTTTCGCCGCCGTTCGTTTCGATATGCGCTCATAAGTGTTCTGACGGCGGCCGCGGTGCTCCTGGCGACTTGGATTCAATGTCCTTCCAATACGGTGTACGCCTACATGTCGATCGACATCAATCCAAGCATAGAAGCGGGTGTCGACGCGAAACTGCGTGTGTTGACGCTGAAGGCTTACAACGAGGAAGGAAAGAAGATATTGGCGGCGCTTCCGTCATGGAAAAATGAACCATTCTCTTCGGTAACGAAACAAATCATTGCGTTAAGTGAACAAAAGGGGTATTTAAAGGCAGGCGGGGAAGTACTGATTACGACAGTAGAAAAAGAACATAATACCTCTTCCGCACGTAGGCTGTCCGCTGAGCTTGCAGAAATTCAGCGTGCCGTCGCAGATGATCGGATCGTCATTACCGCGGCGAACAGTACGATGGATATGCGCAAACGGGCTGTCGAGAGGGGCATGACGACCGGAAAGTTGTTGCAAATTGAGAAAAAGGTGAAACTGGCTTCGCCGGCATCTGTCCGCTCGGCGCATAGCAACGGCCGTAAAGGAGAAGATGGAAAAGATAAAGACAACGGCAGAAAAAAAGGAAACCAAACGCCGGCAGTCAAAGAACAACCGGCACAACAGCCGCCAAAGAAACAGAACTATAACGAGTCAAAACCGAAACCATTGAAAAACGAAAAACAGTTGCCGAGCAAGCAGAAACATTCTGACTCGATCCAAGGAAGCCTCTCTCCTGAAAAAGAGAGTGATGTGAAACCGAAAAGCCATGGGAACGCCCGTCCGTTGCGGCCAGGCGCTCATGATGAAGCGAAAAAGGCGGCGAATGGGCGTGGAGGCGACGAGAAGGACGAGCGCCGTCCAGCACACATCGATCACCAACAAAAACGGATGAATCCCAAAATGAAAAAAGCCGAGTGA